The following proteins come from a genomic window of Trifolium pratense cultivar HEN17-A07 linkage group LG4, ARS_RC_1.1, whole genome shotgun sequence:
- the LOC123922606 gene encoding uncharacterized protein LOC123922606: MMNILFIFMYLVACITGHRIDSMQNSVKENLDIERELKLINKTPVKSIHTKYGYIVDCIDINKQPAFDHPLLKNHKLQRKPKFANKIRKDNVMKSSTSEAIFGLDEKDQCPSGSVPIRRTNKNELIRAKSYFSNVLLQNSPGFHVAQVTLRTVPKYFSYYGVGGTSSIYNLKVEKDQSSTAMMWVLKGHMDNLNLIGVGWHCWVLGSLPMWRKVQFY, translated from the exons atgatgaatataCTATTCATTTTCATGTATTTGGTGGCTTGCATTACCGGCCATCGAATTGATAGTATGCAAAACTCGGTGAAAGAGAATTTGGACATAGAGAGAGAGCTAAAGCTTATTAATAAAACTCCAGTCAAGAGTATTCAT ACAAAATATGGATACATTGTTGATTGTATTGATATTAATAAGCAACCAGCTTTTGATCATCCATTACTTAAGAATCATAAGTTGCAG agaaaacCCAAGTTTGCAAATAAAATCAGAAAAGATAATGTGATGAAATCATCAACGTCTGAGGCTATATTTGGGCTTGACGAGAAGGACCAATGTCCAAGTGGAAGTGTTCCTATTAGGAGGACAAACAAAAATGAACTCATCCGAGCCAAATCATATTTTAGCAATGTTCTACTTCAAAATTCTCCTGGTTTTCAT gTTGCACAAGTAACACTCCGAACCGTGCcgaaatatttttcttattatggAGTTGGTGGAACAAGtagtatttataatttaaaagttgAGAAGGATCAATCAAGTACAGCTATGATGTGGGTTCTAAAGGGACATATGGATAACTTGAATTTAATCGGTGTTGGATGGCATTGTTGGGTTTTGGGCTCCCTTCCTATGTGGAGAAAAGTCCAATTTTATTAG
- the LOC123922607 gene encoding uncharacterized protein LOC123922607 — MIINCLIHLRDATSCSIIYLFIYQGLEFRDEMEFIFGEAVATSQYQWTPALGVPSESNINNTTTNVPHEIIKSDDSGYNDEDLTLVENTQFKKKRKIVSNMGEKAAKGRAKVGTTSAMRKTFERLVEAAEDHNDVEKAGIVATSHVHGQYSIPDCVKLLKKAKDEGFLNSQQFSYALEMLKDEQNRVLLISLKESKDDLVEWILYKYAEKKSSNN, encoded by the coding sequence ATGATAATTAATTGTTTAATTCATTTAAGAGATGCCACGTCATGCTCAATcatctatttatttatctatcaaGGTTTAGAATTTCGTGATGAAATGGAATTCATATTCGGGGAGGCAGTGGCAACAAGTCAATACCAATGGACACCGGCTTTGGGTGTTCCATCTGAATCTAATATCAATAATACAACGACAAATGTGCCACATGAAATTATTAAATCTGATGATAGTGGATATAATGATGAAGACCTTACCCTTGTGGAAAATACTCaattcaaaaagaaaagaaagattgTGTCAAATATGGGAGAAAAGGCAGCAAAGGGTAGGGCAAAGGTTGGGACAACATCAGCAATGAGAAAAACATTTGAGCGATTAGTTGAAGCAGCTGAAGATCATAATGATGTTGAAAAGGCTGGAATTGTTGCTACATCTCATGTCCATGGCCAATACTCTATTCCAGATTGtgttaaattattgaaaaaagcAAAGGATGAAGGTTTTTTGAATAGTCAACAATTTAGTTATGCTTTAGAAATGCTTAAAGATGAACAAAATAGAGTCTTGCTAATATCCTTAAAAGAATCTAAGGATGATTTGGTAGAGTGGATTCTATACAAGTATGCTGAAAAGAAATCATCCAATAATTAG
- the LOC123922605 gene encoding uncharacterized protein LOC123922605: MYVVKKYQTDNFKNTGCFNLLCSGFVQTNKKIYLGGRFDNTSIYGGVMAEITFSIIQDPDTKNWWLINKNQNIGYFPASLFSNLTSAGQVGWGGKTTTSPGSPSPPMGSGYFPDNVFNHACYFRHVTFQNDSRQDFGPEDYLVDTFSDKPNCYSAEYYGNERSDVGYCLQFGGPGGRCND; this comes from the exons ATGTATGTTGTTAAAAAATACCAGACAGATAATTTCAAGAATACTGGATGTTTCAACTTGCTATGTTCGGGTTTTGTTCAAACTAATAAGAAAATCTACCTTGGTGGACGATTCGACAATACATCCATCTACGGTGGAGTGATGGCTGAAATCACATTTTCTATTATCCAG GATCCCGACACAAAAAATTGGTGGCTAATTAATAAAAATCAGAATATTGGATATTTTCCGGCATCTTTATTCTCCAATTTGACCTCTGCGGGTCAAGTTGGGTGGGGTGGTAAAACAACAACTTCTCCTGGTAGTCCTAGTCCTCCAATGGGTTCTGGATATTTTCCGGATAATGTATTTAATCATGCATGTTATTTTAGGCATGTTACATTTCAAAATGACTCCAGACAAGACTTTGGACCTGAAGATTACTTGGTAGATACATTCTCTGACAAACCTAATTGTTACTCAGCTGAATACTATGGCAATGAAAGAAGTGATGTTGGATATTGTCTCCAATTTGGAGGACCTGGGGGTAGATGTAATGAttaa